From Chryseobacterium gallinarum, one genomic window encodes:
- a CDS encoding TonB-dependent siderophore receptor: MNKVVSFSLLVLGGVFVNAQKVNDSIKHKKIEEIELFGDRKKQPEGLEAITRLPLKTRDQIQSISVISHKAIEELGALTVTDVAKNVPGVTLFSSYGGGSESMSIRGYRGVPVLKNGVQMDSDFRTAGMMTDMQGVESIQVIKGSAAVSQGIGNGLGSAGGVINVVTKRPQFIDQTNIGFRYGSWDFYRPTLDFQRVLDSQGKVAVRFNGAYQNNNSFRSHVSGERIYVNPSVAFRPDDKTYINVELDYLHDKRTPDRGTINTAPGDVEALYHMPKGKFLGYSSDYLKTQTYNFATTAVRKLTNKLKVRAAFVNSVTNTDNLASSIALPKGETNYNIRQRTIGRSESEDINRVLQLDFIGEQIKTGIINHTFQVGFDWRETETSSVGYKIYKNFVSPENLLSSAAPVNGKPFTSVPLDRFDVVNGTIPNELPFNLVFQSLDRSNPIMTPSIGAMAQDVMSIGKYVKAHLGIRYSRLNGSSSQTVDAWNPSLGLIVSPIENINVFGSYTTTTSLRAANNILQAGGFVGASNTKQWEAGIKSDWFNERLRFNVTWFDINTENLSFQILDDSYQPIRDANNNVLYGLAGNLRRKGLEVELIGRILPNLQVMSGWAYLDAQYQDSPAYVNGSRPMNAPKHTANAWLNYKFNRGILDGLDLGAGIYYVGSRPVDEWTQKTFTAAHVNSVQPGVKPFNMPEYTTVDAQVGYSLKNGMGVRVFFNNIFDAVGYSSYFRGGYIDQIQPRNFAVQVNYKF; the protein is encoded by the coding sequence ACAGAAAAAAACAACCGGAGGGCTTAGAGGCTATTACAAGGCTGCCTTTGAAAACCAGGGATCAGATTCAGAGTATTTCTGTCATCTCCCATAAAGCAATTGAAGAGTTAGGAGCACTTACCGTTACCGATGTTGCTAAAAATGTACCGGGGGTTACTTTATTCTCCAGCTATGGAGGAGGTAGTGAAAGTATGTCAATCAGAGGGTACAGAGGGGTTCCTGTTTTAAAAAACGGAGTTCAGATGGATTCGGATTTCCGTACAGCCGGAATGATGACTGATATGCAGGGAGTAGAAAGCATTCAGGTGATCAAAGGATCTGCGGCAGTAAGCCAGGGAATAGGAAATGGTTTAGGCTCTGCAGGAGGTGTAATCAATGTAGTGACCAAAAGACCTCAGTTTATTGATCAGACTAATATAGGATTTCGTTATGGAAGCTGGGACTTTTACAGACCTACACTAGATTTCCAGAGAGTATTGGATTCTCAGGGGAAAGTAGCCGTAAGATTCAATGGAGCTTATCAGAATAACAATTCATTCAGAAGTCATGTTTCAGGCGAAAGAATTTATGTAAACCCATCAGTAGCATTCCGCCCGGATGATAAAACTTACATCAATGTTGAGCTGGATTATTTGCATGATAAAAGAACTCCGGACAGGGGAACCATCAATACGGCTCCGGGAGATGTGGAAGCACTATACCATATGCCGAAAGGTAAATTCTTAGGATATTCTTCGGATTATTTAAAAACACAGACTTATAATTTTGCTACTACTGCAGTAAGGAAACTTACCAATAAATTGAAGGTAAGAGCAGCTTTTGTAAACTCTGTTACCAATACAGATAATCTGGCTTCTTCCATTGCATTGCCAAAAGGAGAAACCAATTACAATATAAGACAGCGTACCATTGGAAGGTCAGAATCAGAGGATATCAATAGAGTATTGCAGCTGGACTTCATTGGTGAGCAAATTAAAACAGGCATCATCAACCATACCTTCCAGGTTGGGTTTGACTGGCGCGAAACAGAAACCTCTTCAGTAGGATATAAAATTTATAAAAACTTTGTTTCCCCTGAGAATCTTCTTAGCTCTGCTGCTCCGGTTAATGGAAAACCTTTTACTTCTGTTCCGCTTGATCGTTTTGATGTAGTGAACGGGACAATTCCAAATGAACTTCCGTTCAATCTTGTATTCCAGAGCTTAGACCGTTCCAATCCTATTATGACTCCAAGTATTGGGGCAATGGCCCAGGATGTGATGTCAATCGGGAAATATGTAAAAGCACATTTGGGTATCCGTTATAGCAGGCTTAATGGTTCATCGAGCCAAACGGTAGATGCATGGAATCCGTCTTTGGGATTAATTGTTTCCCCTATTGAAAATATTAATGTTTTCGGATCATATACCACCACCACTTCATTGAGGGCTGCCAATAATATTTTACAGGCAGGCGGATTTGTCGGAGCATCAAACACAAAGCAATGGGAGGCGGGAATTAAATCAGATTGGTTTAATGAGCGTTTGAGATTTAATGTTACATGGTTCGATATTAATACAGAAAATTTATCCTTCCAGATATTGGATGATTCTTACCAGCCGATCAGAGATGCCAACAATAATGTGCTGTATGGGCTGGCCGGTAATTTAAGAAGAAAAGGTTTGGAAGTGGAGCTTATCGGAAGAATCTTACCGAATCTGCAGGTAATGTCAGGATGGGCGTACCTTGATGCCCAATATCAGGACAGCCCGGCGTATGTAAACGGTTCAAGACCTATGAATGCCCCGAAACATACAGCCAATGCATGGTTGAACTACAAATTTAACAGGGGAATATTGGATGGCCTGGATCTGGGTGCCGGGATTTATTATGTTGGCAGCCGTCCGGTAGATGAATGGACTCAGAAAACATTTACAGCAGCCCATGTGAATAGTGTACAACCCGGGGTAAAGCCATTTAATATGCCGGAATATACAACGGTAGATGCCCAGGTAGGATATTCTTTGAAAAATGGTATGGGAGTACGGGTATTCTTTAATAACATCTTTGACGCTGTGGGATATAGTTCTTATTTCCGAGGTGGATATATCGATCAGATTCAACCTAGAAACTTTGCCGTACAGGTAAACTATAAATTTTAA